In one Chitinophaga sancti genomic region, the following are encoded:
- a CDS encoding LEA type 2 family protein — MKYLRISIIVFLIWGMASSCEKFKDLEFVRVAGINLDNLGFQKSIVRMTLAYYNPNGFNLKLKDANFDLFFDDTQVGHSIQDTMIMIPAKDTFYFPVKLEVNMENVFKNALGALMNKEVTIKASGNCKVGKGGVFLPFPIKCETKQPLSFF, encoded by the coding sequence ATGAAGTATTTACGTATTTCGATCATTGTATTCCTGATCTGGGGAATGGCAAGTTCTTGTGAGAAGTTCAAAGATCTTGAGTTTGTGAGAGTAGCTGGCATCAACCTCGACAACCTCGGTTTTCAAAAGAGTATTGTACGGATGACGTTGGCATATTACAATCCAAACGGTTTTAACCTGAAACTCAAAGACGCGAATTTTGATCTTTTCTTTGACGATACCCAGGTAGGCCATTCCATCCAGGATACGATGATCATGATTCCGGCAAAGGATACATTTTACTTCCCTGTAAAACTGGAAGTGAATATGGAAAATGTATTTAAGAATGCGCTTGGCGCGCTCATGAATAAGGAAGTGACTATCAAGGCATCAGGAAATTGTAAAGTTGGTAAGGGAGGCGTTTTTCTGCCTTTTCCAATAAAATGCGAAACAAAACAGCCGCTTAGCTTCTTTTAA
- a CDS encoding heavy-metal-associated domain-containing protein codes for MRIVRLVMVLMLGCFGMTAMAQVKKGTLVTAKIATPTVRCEQCKNRIERYLSGEEGVQSSKVDFKKGLTTVKFYSDRTNIENVKTAIANAGYDADNVTANEESYKKLPTCCKKPEDGGNPDKKKN; via the coding sequence ATGCGTATTGTTAGATTAGTAATGGTATTAATGCTGGGTTGCTTTGGAATGACAGCCATGGCCCAGGTAAAGAAAGGTACATTGGTAACGGCGAAGATCGCTACGCCAACTGTACGTTGCGAACAGTGCAAAAACCGTATCGAGAGATACCTGTCAGGAGAAGAAGGTGTGCAATCTTCCAAAGTAGATTTCAAAAAAGGACTCACTACAGTAAAATTCTATAGTGACCGTACTAATATCGAAAATGTGAAGACTGCTATCGCAAATGCCGGATATGATGCGGATAATGTGACAGCTAACGAAGAATCATACAAGAAACTGCCTACCTGCTGCAAAAAGCCAGAAGATGGTGGTAACCCGGACAAAAAGAAAAATTAA
- a CDS encoding WbqC family protein: protein MAADTDQKTLLIESQYFPNLFFYKTLINHDTLLIERYEHYQKLSFRNRCYIAGPNGSILLSVPLARGKNQRTVMKDVRISNEEKWQAQHWKTLVSAYRRSPWFEYYEEELGQLYERPFEYLMDWNEACFEWANKTIGLSSPTAYTTEYSKEYTDANLTDARDLMVPGTENAKTELVTYTQVFQDRVGFLPNLSILDLIFCEGKRSLALLK from the coding sequence ATGGCAGCTGATACAGACCAAAAGACATTATTAATTGAATCTCAATACTTTCCAAACCTATTCTTCTATAAAACTTTAATCAATCATGATACATTATTGATTGAGCGATACGAACATTACCAAAAACTCAGTTTCAGGAACCGTTGTTACATTGCCGGGCCTAATGGAAGTATATTATTAAGTGTTCCACTTGCCCGCGGAAAAAACCAGCGGACGGTGATGAAGGATGTGAGAATCAGTAATGAAGAGAAATGGCAGGCGCAACACTGGAAGACTTTGGTTTCTGCTTACCGTCGTTCCCCCTGGTTTGAATATTATGAGGAAGAGCTGGGTCAGCTGTACGAACGTCCTTTTGAATACCTGATGGACTGGAATGAGGCCTGTTTCGAATGGGCGAACAAGACAATTGGTTTATCCTCCCCTACTGCCTATACTACTGAATATAGTAAAGAGTACACCGATGCTAACCTAACGGATGCCCGGGATCTGATGGTGCCTGGTACCGAAAATGCCAAAACTGAGCTGGTGACATACACCCAGGTATTCCAGGATCGCGTCGGCTTTCTGCCAAATCTTAGCATTCTGGACCTTATTTTTTGCGAGGGAAAACGCTCGCTGGCCTTATTAAAATAA